The proteins below are encoded in one region of Paenibacillus albus:
- a CDS encoding glycoside hydrolase family 95 protein, whose product MKLRYEGAAPGWKQGLPLGNGRLGAVVYGDGVSETWCITELTYWSGKQEAPMTASQGKSDLAAMRELFYAGNYAEGEEMASRLLQAEKRNFGTNLSLCDVRLSFEGGDKGNAMTRELSLEEAVYRAESVVGDDSNSNLLLIRETLASHPSNVIASHIRREGAAGITFTLRLEGRTERFDVHAAGEDMLTFESQATETMHSDGTCGVWCKGAVHVVAAGGSIAVQDGAIVVECADEAWIYFAAETDYRREDHAWEQEAASRVKQAAELGYAEVREAHIADYRQLYGRVEADFGDSGASALPIDERVRLLRAGGDDPQLFALFFQYGRYLMIAGSRADSPLPMHLQGIWNDGEANRMAWSCDYHLDVNSEMNYYPAEGANLAECHLPLMRYIERLAEAGRETARSYYGCEGWTAHVFSNAWGFTEPGWHYSWGLNVTGGLWIANQLREHYEYGRSESFLRESAYPVLKEAALFFLDYMTVHPKYGWLVTGPSNSPENSFYIGGSQDRSYALSMGPTMDQSLIRDLFTFCAEASERLGVGEPLRERLQQAIKLLPPLQVGRSGQLQEWLEDYGEAQPDHRHLSHLYALYPGNQITPHGTPELSDAAMQTLTMRMRDEGLEDVEFTLALFAANFARLHEGNRAYDQLSYLIGELCFDNLLTYSKAGIAGAETNIFVADGNFGAAAAVIEMLLQSHASEIHLLPALPEQWHTGRITGLRARGNAEVDMVWQGGELSEATIRAHAPLQTMVRYGERTMPIKLAAGESISLSRGAFATEEQMR is encoded by the coding sequence ATGAAGCTTCGATATGAAGGAGCGGCGCCGGGCTGGAAGCAAGGGCTGCCGCTCGGCAACGGCCGGCTTGGAGCGGTCGTTTACGGTGACGGCGTGAGCGAAACATGGTGTATCACGGAATTGACCTACTGGTCGGGCAAGCAGGAGGCTCCGATGACGGCGTCGCAGGGGAAGAGCGACCTGGCTGCCATGCGGGAGCTGTTCTACGCGGGCAATTACGCCGAAGGCGAAGAGATGGCAAGCCGGCTGCTGCAGGCGGAGAAGCGCAACTTCGGCACGAACCTATCGCTGTGCGATGTGCGTTTGTCGTTCGAAGGTGGCGATAAGGGCAACGCTATGACTCGCGAGCTGAGTTTGGAAGAAGCGGTTTATCGCGCTGAGAGCGTGGTAGGCGACGATTCCAATTCCAATTTGCTGCTCATTCGTGAAACGCTTGCTTCACATCCGAGCAACGTCATTGCTTCTCATATTCGGCGTGAGGGGGCGGCTGGCATCACCTTCACACTTCGACTCGAGGGAAGGACAGAACGTTTCGATGTTCACGCGGCGGGAGAAGATATGCTGACATTCGAAAGCCAAGCAACCGAGACGATGCATAGCGACGGCACTTGCGGTGTCTGGTGCAAAGGAGCGGTGCATGTCGTCGCAGCCGGCGGATCGATAGCGGTGCAAGACGGAGCGATTGTGGTGGAGTGCGCCGACGAAGCATGGATTTATTTTGCGGCTGAGACGGATTACCGCCGTGAAGACCATGCCTGGGAGCAGGAAGCTGCAAGCCGGGTGAAGCAGGCTGCCGAGCTGGGTTATGCGGAAGTTCGGGAGGCGCATATTGCCGATTATCGGCAGCTCTACGGAAGAGTCGAGGCCGACTTCGGCGATTCCGGCGCGTCGGCATTGCCGATTGATGAACGGGTGCGGCTGCTCCGGGCCGGCGGTGACGATCCGCAGCTGTTCGCGCTGTTCTTCCAATATGGCCGGTACCTGATGATTGCCGGATCACGCGCCGATTCGCCGCTTCCGATGCATCTGCAAGGCATATGGAACGACGGCGAAGCGAACCGGATGGCGTGGAGCTGCGATTATCATCTCGATGTGAACAGTGAGATGAATTATTATCCGGCAGAAGGGGCCAACCTGGCGGAATGTCATCTGCCTCTCATGCGCTACATTGAGCGGCTCGCGGAAGCGGGGCGGGAAACAGCACGCAGCTATTATGGCTGCGAAGGCTGGACGGCCCATGTATTCTCGAACGCATGGGGCTTTACGGAGCCGGGCTGGCACTATTCGTGGGGACTCAATGTGACAGGCGGGCTGTGGATTGCGAATCAGCTGCGCGAGCATTATGAGTATGGACGAAGCGAATCCTTCCTGCGTGAGTCAGCCTATCCGGTGCTGAAGGAAGCGGCCTTGTTCTTCCTGGACTATATGACGGTCCATCCGAAGTACGGCTGGCTTGTGACAGGTCCGTCCAACTCGCCGGAGAACAGCTTTTACATAGGCGGTTCGCAGGATCGTTCCTACGCGCTGTCGATGGGACCGACGATGGATCAGTCGCTTATCCGCGATCTTTTCACGTTCTGCGCGGAAGCAAGCGAACGACTCGGCGTCGGTGAGCCGCTTCGTGAACGGCTGCAACAGGCGATTAAGCTGCTGCCGCCGCTGCAAGTCGGAAGGAGCGGGCAGCTTCAGGAATGGCTGGAGGATTACGGCGAAGCGCAGCCTGACCATCGCCATCTGTCTCATCTGTATGCCCTGTATCCGGGCAATCAGATTACGCCTCATGGAACGCCGGAGCTTAGCGATGCGGCGATGCAGACGCTTACGATGCGGATGCGGGACGAAGGGCTTGAGGACGTGGAGTTCACGCTCGCGCTGTTCGCGGCGAATTTCGCCCGGCTGCATGAGGGGAACCGCGCGTACGATCAGCTCTCGTACTTGATCGGGGAGCTGTGCTTTGACAATTTGCTCACGTACTCGAAGGCGGGCATTGCCGGAGCCGAGACGAATATTTTCGTAGCGGATGGCAATTTCGGGGCAGCGGCGGCAGTCATCGAGATGCTGCTGCAGAGCCATGCGAGTGAAATTCACTTGCTACCGGCGTTGCCGGAGCAGTGGCATACAGGACGCATAACCGGACTTCGCGCCCGAGGAAACGCCGAGGTCGATATGGTATGGCAGGGCGGCGAGCTAAGCGAAGCGACGATTCGTGCGCATGCTCCTCTTCAGACGATGGTGCGATACGGTGAACGCACCATGCCGATTAAGCTTGCCGCGGGCGAGAGCATCAGCCTCTCGCGCGGTGCATTCGCGACTGAGGAGCAGATGAGATAG
- a CDS encoding helix-turn-helix domain-containing protein, producing the protein MNKHSRIFRSFLISYIVILIIPSLAGYMSYRTSIAVTQSISIENSVTLLQKSQQMLERRMAEVEGFTRQLALNQDLYVLMNQKKRSSSDDGNVYDIWKIMKEVMVFSQTNDFLKNYYIYLRNYNVVLTPGSAYFRPEHYYDSAHYTKMNMLQWKSLIMDNTHSREVMPLKPFSLNGNPTSVISYMQSLPLDSFGEQAPATVVVLIDQKTIASLLSGVQERYGGWTYVSNAEGDAISMLGIGEQEASAMNADSAFNKEKQSQFYKDDLVITTRSASTGWIYRAGIPRSALMENANYIKYISWSVTGAALIIGLVVGWILSRRNSAPINRLLGVMREQFGKDEPIGRNEYDFLQGNISTIITSNRALEQELNRQLPLIRDAFLKRLVAGEFQTLEEIAAAASQADTGLSLNEGYVGILHIHGYAGLDSVEILNELSAARLLLRQSLRDIDGRILMTDLGSDRVVAIFPAVCETTDEQTSRANIEQLLEPFAALMFSEYKITVTGSFGDPFTSEMEVSRSYEQAKETMGYADYTQRKGFLWYANIRQESATYYYPLDMELRLISTVRAGEEAEAKRIVGSVMQQNTEDRELSPEMANQLIVELKGTLLKLLDQKAFAESEQFEEVKNRVLEIQLAGAIDTVRGELDRIIEAMCGMITSKKNDLHIKTVEQIKQFIAQQYGDSELTLYRIAEQAERPEKYISQLFKEVTGTNLSDHLEKVRMDRAAELLQDKSFTVDEIALQVGYNSSHSFRRAFKRVMGVAPSAYRQSLD; encoded by the coding sequence GTGAACAAGCATTCCAGAATTTTTCGCAGCTTCTTGATTTCATATATCGTGATCCTCATTATTCCGAGTCTCGCTGGTTACATGTCCTATCGGACTTCGATCGCCGTCACGCAATCCATCTCTATCGAGAATAGCGTAACTCTGCTTCAGAAGAGCCAGCAAATGCTGGAGCGGCGGATGGCCGAGGTGGAAGGCTTCACGAGACAGCTCGCGCTCAATCAGGACTTGTACGTACTGATGAATCAGAAGAAGCGCAGCAGCAGCGACGACGGCAATGTATACGACATTTGGAAAATCATGAAAGAGGTCATGGTGTTCAGCCAAACCAATGATTTTCTGAAAAACTATTATATCTATCTGCGCAATTACAACGTTGTGCTGACGCCTGGATCCGCGTATTTCAGACCGGAGCATTATTATGACAGCGCGCATTATACCAAGATGAATATGCTGCAGTGGAAGAGTTTGATTATGGATAATACGCACAGCCGCGAAGTGATGCCGCTGAAGCCGTTCTCCTTGAATGGGAACCCAACTTCCGTTATCTCCTATATGCAATCGCTTCCACTGGACAGCTTCGGCGAACAAGCGCCGGCAACGGTCGTCGTCCTCATCGATCAGAAGACCATTGCAAGCCTTCTCTCAGGGGTACAGGAGCGATATGGCGGGTGGACTTACGTTAGCAATGCTGAGGGAGATGCAATCAGCATGCTTGGCATCGGAGAGCAAGAAGCTTCAGCGATGAATGCGGACAGTGCGTTCAATAAGGAGAAACAGAGCCAATTCTATAAGGATGATCTCGTTATTACCACTCGCTCGGCATCTACCGGATGGATATACCGCGCTGGCATTCCGCGTTCGGCGTTAATGGAGAATGCGAACTATATTAAGTACATCTCGTGGTCCGTTACCGGCGCAGCGCTCATTATCGGCCTTGTTGTAGGCTGGATTCTGTCGCGCCGCAACAGCGCACCGATTAATCGGCTGCTCGGGGTCATGCGGGAGCAGTTTGGCAAGGACGAGCCTATTGGCCGCAACGAGTATGACTTCCTGCAAGGGAACATTTCGACCATTATTACGAGCAATCGGGCGCTGGAGCAAGAGCTGAACCGGCAGCTGCCGCTAATACGCGATGCGTTTCTGAAGCGGCTCGTGGCAGGGGAATTCCAGACACTGGAGGAAATCGCGGCAGCTGCCTCGCAAGCAGACACGGGCTTGTCGCTAAATGAGGGATACGTCGGCATTCTTCACATCCACGGGTATGCAGGACTGGATTCGGTCGAAATCCTGAATGAGCTGAGCGCGGCGAGATTATTGCTGAGGCAGAGCTTGCGGGACATCGACGGCCGGATTCTTATGACCGATTTGGGCTCGGATCGTGTCGTGGCGATTTTCCCGGCTGTTTGCGAGACAACGGACGAACAAACGAGTCGGGCGAATATCGAGCAGCTGCTCGAACCGTTCGCGGCGCTGATGTTCAGTGAATACAAAATTACCGTAACGGGCTCCTTCGGCGATCCGTTCACCTCCGAGATGGAAGTAAGCCGCTCCTACGAGCAGGCGAAGGAAACGATGGGCTACGCCGATTACACGCAGCGCAAAGGATTTCTGTGGTACGCCAATATACGCCAGGAGAGCGCGACCTATTATTACCCGCTCGATATGGAGCTGCGGCTCATTAGTACCGTTCGCGCCGGGGAAGAGGCGGAGGCGAAACGCATTGTGGGTTCCGTCATGCAGCAAAATACGGAAGATCGCGAGCTGTCGCCGGAGATGGCGAACCAGCTCATTGTCGAGCTGAAGGGGACGCTCTTGAAGCTGCTGGATCAGAAGGCATTCGCCGAGTCCGAGCAATTCGAGGAAGTGAAGAACCGTGTGCTGGAGATTCAATTAGCGGGCGCGATCGATACCGTTCGAGGAGAGCTCGATCGGATTATTGAAGCGATGTGCGGCATGATTACAAGCAAGAAGAACGATCTGCATATTAAGACGGTGGAGCAGATCAAGCAATTCATTGCGCAACAGTATGGGGACTCGGAGCTTACGCTCTATCGCATTGCGGAGCAGGCGGAACGGCCTGAGAAGTATATTTCGCAGCTGTTCAAAGAAGTGACGGGCACGAATTTATCGGATCATCTGGAGAAGGTGCGGATGGACCGCGCGGCAGAGCTGCTGCAGGATAAATCGTTTACGGTGGACGAGATTGCGCTGCAGGTTGGCTACAACAGCTCGCATTCATTCCGCCGCGCCTTCAAACGCGTGATGGGCGTTGCGCCGAGCGCATACCGGCAATCATTAGACTAA
- a CDS encoding extracellular solute-binding protein: MLMKLRLIIWMLMSCMLLSACSSEAPKQQTPQQESTSITVFAQQDSGQNLQTSAFSAYLENTYGVHFNWETIPYEGAKEKRQISLASGSYADTYILTAYIDQFSKAEVLRYGKQGIFLPLNDLIDKYAPHIKAAFKQNAELRELNTAPDGNIYGLVSYSECFHCSYPNKMWLNKVWLDKLHLKMPKTMDEFKKVLEAFKTEDPNGNGIADEIPLSGSTESFGVHLIPFLMNGFIYDDDRNYLALSGGKVDTVANKQAWKEGLAYIKSLYEEGLIDPGAFTQNSEAYKRLGDNEGDVILGAGAAMHPDIFASDATGSNRSRNYAPVPPLKGPHASYTVHDEGGINPGAKFVITNKATREAQIALIRMVDYMYTPEGQLHGESGDEGVGWRKPLPGELALNKAAVPMKAGIPSTPSKPNNSGWVGTAHFYMPKSYRDTWVQDTDMYAPNGYERRLQAATELYAGKEPKELFPAWAIWVSEADAQRASVLETNLKNYIDQNTLEFITGSQSLDTDWNSYVSGLSEMGLSDYLSIMQQGYDDYLNNRTK; this comes from the coding sequence ATGCTGATGAAGCTTCGCCTGATCATATGGATGCTCATGAGCTGCATGCTGCTTAGTGCATGCTCCTCGGAAGCTCCAAAGCAGCAGACGCCGCAGCAGGAAAGCACGAGCATTACGGTTTTTGCGCAGCAGGACAGCGGCCAGAATCTGCAGACAAGCGCATTTTCGGCCTATCTCGAGAACACATATGGCGTTCATTTCAATTGGGAGACGATCCCCTATGAAGGAGCGAAGGAAAAGCGGCAAATTTCACTCGCGAGCGGGAGCTATGCCGATACGTATATACTGACCGCGTACATCGATCAATTCTCTAAGGCGGAAGTGCTTCGCTACGGCAAGCAAGGCATATTCCTGCCTCTGAACGATCTGATCGACAAGTATGCGCCGCATATTAAAGCAGCATTCAAGCAGAATGCAGAGCTTAGGGAGCTGAACACCGCGCCGGATGGCAACATTTATGGGCTCGTCAGCTACAGCGAATGCTTCCACTGCTCCTATCCGAACAAAATGTGGCTGAACAAGGTGTGGCTGGACAAGCTGCATCTGAAGATGCCGAAGACGATGGACGAGTTCAAGAAGGTGCTTGAAGCGTTCAAGACAGAGGACCCGAACGGCAACGGTATTGCGGACGAAATTCCGCTCAGCGGCTCGACGGAGAGCTTCGGCGTTCATCTGATTCCGTTTCTGATGAACGGCTTCATCTATGACGATGACCGCAATTATTTGGCTCTTTCCGGCGGCAAGGTCGATACCGTGGCGAACAAGCAAGCATGGAAGGAAGGACTCGCCTATATCAAGTCGCTCTATGAAGAAGGGCTTATTGACCCCGGTGCCTTCACGCAGAATTCGGAAGCCTATAAGCGGCTTGGAGATAATGAAGGGGATGTCATTCTTGGAGCGGGCGCCGCGATGCATCCGGATATCTTCGCCTCTGATGCGACTGGGAGTAATCGCTCGCGTAATTATGCCCCTGTTCCGCCGCTGAAAGGTCCTCATGCCTCTTATACCGTTCATGATGAAGGCGGCATAAATCCCGGGGCAAAGTTTGTTATTACGAACAAGGCAACACGGGAAGCACAAATTGCGCTGATCCGAATGGTCGATTACATGTATACGCCAGAGGGACAGCTTCACGGAGAATCCGGTGACGAGGGCGTCGGCTGGCGCAAGCCTCTGCCAGGCGAGCTCGCGCTTAACAAGGCCGCCGTCCCAATGAAGGCCGGCATCCCGTCAACTCCAAGCAAGCCGAACAATTCCGGCTGGGTCGGCACGGCTCATTTCTACATGCCGAAGTCGTATCGGGACACCTGGGTGCAAGACACCGATATGTATGCACCGAATGGCTATGAGCGAAGGCTGCAGGCAGCAACGGAGCTGTACGCAGGCAAGGAACCGAAGGAGCTGTTCCCGGCGTGGGCGATCTGGGTGAGCGAAGCCGATGCGCAGCGGGCAAGCGTGCTGGAGACGAATTTGAAAAACTACATCGATCAGAATACGCTCGAATTCATTACCGGCTCGCAGAGTTTGGACACCGATTGGAACAGCTACGTTAGCGGCCTAAGCGAGATGGGGCTGTCCGATTATTTATCGATCATGCAGCAAGGCTATGATGACTACTTGAATAACCGTACTAAATAA
- a CDS encoding ABC transporter permease, with protein sequence MKRNKRSLSSAAARSFAKHWQLYLVVIPPLLYFIIFKYYPMLNAVLAFKDYNVIKGIWGSPWVGMKNFKLFFDNPTFWDLIKNTIYLSGYLLLAGFPIPIALALMLNEVRSSRFKRFVQLVTFAPYFISTVVMVSIIMLFLAPRLGFVNVLMNHLGLDSINFLGVPSMFRSIYVWSDIWQTAGYSAVIYLAALAGIDPTLYEAAKVDGASRFQKIWHVDLPGILPTITIVLILNVGNIMAVGFEKVYLLQNPLNLVNSEIISTYVYSIGLLNANYSFATAVGLFNSVINLVMLVLVNSLAKRFSNNSLW encoded by the coding sequence GTGAAGAGAAATAAAAGAAGCCTGTCCAGCGCAGCGGCGAGAAGCTTTGCGAAACATTGGCAGCTCTACTTAGTCGTCATACCGCCGCTTTTGTACTTTATTATTTTCAAGTATTATCCGATGCTGAACGCGGTCTTGGCTTTCAAGGACTATAACGTCATTAAAGGCATTTGGGGCAGCCCATGGGTCGGCATGAAGAATTTTAAGCTGTTCTTCGATAATCCAACCTTCTGGGATCTGATTAAGAACACCATTTATTTGAGCGGTTATTTGCTGCTTGCCGGATTCCCGATTCCGATTGCGCTTGCTCTTATGCTCAATGAAGTGCGCAGCAGCAGGTTCAAGCGGTTCGTGCAGCTCGTGACGTTCGCGCCGTATTTCATCTCGACCGTCGTCATGGTCTCGATCATTATGCTCTTTCTGGCGCCGCGGCTCGGATTCGTCAATGTGCTGATGAACCATCTGGGCCTGGATTCGATCAACTTCCTCGGCGTGCCGAGTATGTTCAGATCCATCTATGTATGGTCGGATATTTGGCAGACGGCAGGCTATTCCGCAGTTATTTATTTGGCTGCGCTTGCGGGCATCGACCCTACCTTGTACGAGGCTGCGAAAGTCGATGGCGCATCAAGATTTCAGAAGATATGGCATGTTGATCTGCCCGGTATTCTTCCTACGATCACCATCGTGCTCATTTTGAATGTGGGCAACATTATGGCGGTCGGCTTCGAGAAAGTCTATTTGCTGCAAAATCCGCTTAATCTCGTGAATTCGGAAATTATCTCAACTTACGTGTACAGCATCGGCTTGCTGAACGCCAACTACAGCTTCGCAACGGCGGTCGGCTTGTTCAACTCCGTTATCAATTTGGTGATGCTCGTACTGGTCAATAGTTTGGCTAAACGATTCTCGAATAACAGTCTGTGGTAG
- a CDS encoding carbohydrate ABC transporter permease — MSSKRTTIRESAGDRLFMLVIYTILTLVLIAVIYPLIYIVSSSISSPAAVTSGKVWLWPVDISFKGFETLLHTPQIVTGYGNSLFYTAAGTLISVALTVMIAYPLSRKTFFGRSGIMMIITFTMIFSGGLIPTYMVVRALHLIDTRWALLIPNAIWVWQVIIARSFFMSSIPEELIEASEIDGCSDLRFMRSVVIPLSKPILAVLVLMYAVGQWNAYFDALIYLKSAKLFPLQLILRSIIIQNNSSGVMDAMKMVERQQLAELLKYALIVIATLPVLIIYPFVQRFFVQGMLVGSVKG, encoded by the coding sequence ATGTCATCAAAGAGAACAACGATCAGGGAATCGGCTGGCGACAGGCTGTTCATGCTCGTCATCTATACAATATTGACGCTTGTGCTGATTGCCGTTATTTATCCGCTTATTTATATCGTGAGCAGCTCGATCAGCAGCCCGGCGGCGGTCACTTCCGGCAAAGTTTGGCTGTGGCCCGTGGACATTTCGTTCAAAGGCTTCGAGACGCTGCTTCATACGCCGCAAATCGTAACCGGTTACGGAAACTCGCTGTTCTACACGGCAGCAGGCACGCTCATCAGCGTGGCGCTCACCGTCATGATTGCTTATCCGCTGTCCCGCAAAACCTTCTTCGGACGCAGCGGGATCATGATGATCATTACGTTTACGATGATTTTCAGCGGCGGGCTTATTCCGACTTATATGGTTGTCAGAGCGCTCCATCTTATTGATACGCGCTGGGCTCTGCTCATTCCGAACGCCATCTGGGTATGGCAGGTCATTATTGCCAGATCGTTCTTCATGTCATCCATTCCGGAAGAACTGATCGAAGCGAGCGAAATTGACGGCTGCAGCGATTTGCGCTTCATGCGCAGCGTCGTCATTCCGCTGTCCAAGCCAATTCTGGCCGTGCTCGTGCTGATGTATGCGGTCGGACAATGGAACGCGTATTTCGATGCGCTCATCTATTTGAAATCCGCCAAGCTGTTCCCGCTGCAGCTCATTCTGCGCAGCATTATTATTCAGAACAACAGCTCCGGCGTTATGGACGCCATGAAGATGGTAGAACGTCAGCAGCTTGCTGAATTGCTCAAATATGCGCTTATCGTCATTGCGACGCTTCCGGTGCTTATCATTTATCCATTCGTGCAGCGCTTCTTCGTGCAAGGGATGCTCGTCGGATCTGTAAAAGGATAA
- a CDS encoding type 2 periplasmic-binding domain-containing protein — protein MKKRMGSIAATLVTFSMILAACGGNNAANNTNTANDGATKTNTEAGANNTGNAEASSEPVPVKVFTIQETGIDLPTNKFTAFVEDKFKMKINWELNPSDGAKEKRQISLASGDYPDAYMLPAYIDQFSQADVLKYGKQGVLMPLNDLIDQYAPNIKAALESDPEMKAFNTAPDGNIYGLVAYSQCFHCSYPNKMWLNTKWLDKLGLQMPKTTEDFKKVLEAFKTKDPNGNGKADEVPLSGSIEDFGVRVIPFLMNGFVYDDDRNYLNLNGGKVESAAIKPEWKEGLQYIKSLYDEKLIDPGAFTQNAEAFKKIGENADAQILGAGAGMHPAIFVNIDKGNKYSADYNPVPPLQGPHAQFATHDGGGVAPGAKFVITNKASKEAQIALIKLVDYMFTPEGQTNGASGMEGIDWEKAGPNDVALGEGVKAAFKPIPAKEGDAPHNAGWSGVAHFYMPKAYRDSFVSATDIYDASGYERRLYNATLLYQGKEPKELFPAWSVWIDPSETDEASMLQTNIKNYIEQNALQFITGNKDLNKDWDAYVKGLNDLKLDRYLEILQKAYDSSNK, from the coding sequence TTGAAAAAGAGAATGGGAAGCATCGCGGCAACACTCGTCACCTTCAGTATGATATTGGCTGCATGCGGAGGCAACAATGCTGCTAACAACACGAATACGGCTAACGACGGAGCAACTAAGACGAATACAGAGGCTGGCGCGAACAACACTGGCAATGCGGAAGCTTCAAGCGAGCCGGTTCCAGTGAAAGTGTTTACGATTCAAGAGACCGGCATCGACCTGCCGACCAATAAATTCACGGCGTTCGTAGAAGACAAATTCAAGATGAAAATCAACTGGGAGCTGAACCCATCGGATGGCGCGAAAGAGAAGCGCCAAATCTCGCTAGCAAGCGGCGATTACCCGGATGCTTATATGCTGCCGGCTTACATCGATCAATTCTCTCAAGCGGATGTACTGAAGTACGGTAAACAAGGTGTTCTGATGCCGCTTAACGATCTCATTGACCAATATGCGCCTAACATCAAGGCTGCACTGGAATCAGACCCAGAAATGAAAGCGTTTAATACAGCTCCGGATGGCAATATCTATGGCCTTGTCGCGTATTCGCAGTGCTTCCACTGCTCGTACCCGAACAAAATGTGGCTGAACACCAAGTGGCTCGATAAGCTTGGCTTGCAAATGCCGAAGACAACGGAAGATTTCAAGAAGGTGCTGGAAGCGTTCAAGACCAAAGATCCGAACGGCAACGGCAAAGCGGATGAAGTGCCGCTGAGCGGTTCGATCGAGGATTTCGGCGTACGCGTCATTCCGTTCCTGATGAACGGCTTCGTCTATGACGATGATCGTAATTACTTGAACCTGAACGGCGGCAAGGTCGAATCGGCAGCTATCAAGCCGGAATGGAAAGAAGGACTGCAATACATCAAATCGTTGTATGATGAGAAGCTGATCGATCCGGGCGCATTTACGCAAAATGCGGAAGCGTTCAAAAAAATCGGCGAAAATGCCGATGCGCAAATTCTCGGCGCGGGCGCGGGCATGCACCCTGCGATCTTCGTCAATATCGACAAAGGCAACAAATATTCAGCCGATTACAATCCGGTTCCTCCTCTTCAAGGACCGCATGCGCAGTTTGCAACGCATGATGGCGGCGGTGTAGCGCCTGGCGCGAAGTTTGTTATTACGAACAAAGCAAGCAAAGAAGCGCAAATTGCTTTAATTAAGCTGGTTGATTATATGTTCACGCCGGAAGGTCAAACGAACGGCGCATCGGGTATGGAGGGCATTGATTGGGAGAAAGCAGGCCCGAACGATGTAGCTCTGGGCGAAGGCGTAAAGGCGGCATTCAAGCCGATTCCGGCGAAGGAAGGCGATGCTCCGCACAATGCAGGCTGGAGCGGCGTTGCTCACTTCTATATGCCTAAAGCTTACCGTGACAGCTTCGTATCGGCGACAGATATTTACGATGCATCCGGCTATGAGCGTCGTCTGTACAACGCAACTCTTCTGTATCAAGGCAAGGAGCCGAAAGAGCTGTTCCCGGCTTGGTCCGTATGGATCGATCCGTCCGAAACAGATGAAGCAAGCATGCTGCAAACGAACATTAAAAACTACATCGAACAAAATGCGCTTCAGTTCATTACAGGCAATAAAGATCTGAACAAGGACTGGGATGCGTACGTGAAAGGCTTGAACGATTTGAAGCTGGATCGTTACCTCGAAATTCTGCAAAAAGCGTACGACTCTTCCAACAAGTAA